Sequence from the Acropora muricata isolate sample 2 chromosome 10, ASM3666990v1, whole genome shotgun sequence genome:
aaaaaaaaggggatcatgtgtagtttacgaacccctcAACCGATATGTGggtcgacatctcgaccgacatatcaatcgatatgtcggtcgacatatcaaCCGAcgctcgaccgatatgtcggtcgacatcgcgaccgacatatcggtcgaggggtgttggtcgagcatcggtcgatatgtcgaccggtatgtcggccgatatgtcgaccgatgctcgaccgatatgtcagTCGATATAGCGGCCGATGTGTCGATCGAGAAGTGTCGGTCAACATAGCTACTGACATATCGGTCGAGACATATTGACCGACACATCTCGATCGACACATCGGCCAAGAGTCGGTCGGTATGTCgcccgacatatcggtcgagcatcggtcgatatgtcgaccgatatgtcggtcgagatgtcgaccgacatatcggtcgaggggttcgtaaactacacatgatccaaaAAAGGTACATTTATAGGAGAAGGggaaaaagtgaataaaaattattgcaaatacaataatattattattcttccAATTCAACCATCTTCATCATGTGTCTTTTTTTAAAACCTTTTTAAAAAATGAACTGTGGTTGCTTGTATGATTGCTTCACTAAATTCCTTGTACAGTACAaaaattgttatcattattactattatcataaTATTGTTTTAATCTAGTTTTAAACTTATATTGCCCTCTGAGTACAGTATACTAATTTACGTTTTTATTGCAGATATGTATGACATCCAGTTGTGTGGGCCAATGACATCCTCATACCTTGATACAAAGAGACTTTCAATGGATGATTACGGGGTCTCAGATAGTCTGATGTTAGAGGTCTTATGCGGAATTTATTGCTCTCTAAAAGTTCCCTGTCAATATCCACACCAACCACCTCTTCCAATTGAGTTAATGACTCTTGATTTATTAGAACTTTCACAAGTTTTGCCTCAGCACAGCCAAAATCCAACACCTGGAGACACAAAGGTTTAAAAGTCTATGAGACCTCTAATGGGAAAAATTAAGTAtcagaaatgaaaatattttcatcCAGGAAGTTAAAGTAATCTGATGTATAAAGAGCCCCAAAAATgcttaaattttatttgctaataattataattttaagGCCcaataagttaccgggtctttcaaGAAATGGCCCCCTGGTCTACTTTATTTGATTATCACTAATTATGTACAGGGAGTTGGCAATTAGCACTAACAGGGAGTTGGCAATCAGCACTAAGTATGAGTTGGAAATTTGGACATGATCGACCCACCTAGATTAGCACCTGCTATTTGTGGGCATGTCCAATgtgttgacaatatttgttacaattggaaaaataaagacaaagataaagataaaataaagggAAACAAATAGAGGGAAAAAATTAGCCCTAACAGGaagttaacaataattgttagTACTAATAAGGAGTTAGCAATTAGCACTAACTGGGGGTTGGATATAACCACTAACAGGGAGTTGTATAAACAGCCAGTGTAGTTGGTATAATATCCATACCTAGGTTTTTGACCTAGGTTTCAAGTTACTTTTGCACCTGCACACAGGCTCACCACATCAAGCCATACATAGTCCTACACAGCCGTACATAGTCCTACATACCCGTGCATAGCCCTACACAGCCGTACATAGCCCTACATAGTCATATATTGCCATACACAGCCGTACATAGCCCTACATACCCATGCATAGCCATACACAGCCGTACATAGTCCTACATCTCCATGCATAGCCATACACAGCTGTACATAGCCCTACATACCCATGCATAGCCATACACAGCCGTACTTAGCCCTACATACCCATGCATAGCCATACACAGCCGTATTTAGCCCTACATAGCCATGCATAGCCATACGCAGCCGTACATAGCCCTACATACCCATCCAGGTTTTTGTATGGCTATGTatggttatgtatggctatatattgttatgtatggctatgtagggttatgtgcACTTATATATGGCTATATATGGCTATGCATGGGTATGTAGGGCTTTGTACGGCTGTGTATGGCAATGTATGGCTATGTACCGCTGTGTATGGCTATGCATGGGTATGTAGGGCTATGTATGGCTGTGTATGCCTATGCATGGCTATGTAGGGCTATCCATGTCTATGTATAGCTATGAACAGCTGTGTATGGcaatgtatggctatgtagggctGTGTATGGCTATGCATGGGTATGTAGGGCTATGTATGCCTGTGTATGGCTATGCATGGCTATGTAGGGCTATGCATGTCTATGTATAGCTATGTACAGCTATGTATGGtaatgtatggctatgtagggttatgtaggGCTGTGTATGGCTATGCATGGGTATGCAGAGCTATGTAAGGCtctgtatggctatgtagggctATGCATGTCTATGTGCGGCTATGTAGGGCTGTGTATGGCAATGTATAGCTATGTAGGGCTGTGTATGGCTATGCATGGGTTTGTAGGGCTATGTACGGatgtgtatggctatgtagggctGTGTATGGTGATGCATGGGTATGTAGGGCTATGTACGGCTGTGTAAGGTTATGTACGGCTGTGTATGGCTATGCATGGCAAGGTAGGGCTCTGTACGGCTCTGTTTGGCTATGGATGGCAATGCATCGGTATGTGGGGCTTTTAGGGCTGTGTATGGCTATGCATGGTTATGTAGGGCTACGTACTGctgtgtatggctatgtatgGCTGTGTAGGGCTATGTATGACAATGGCAATGTATGCCTATGTACGGCAATGCATGGGTATGTAGGGCTATGTACGGCTGTGTATGGCTGTGCAGGGCTGTAGTGCGTTTAAGCTGGACAgcagttttctttttgaatgGTCTGAGCCATTCCTGTAAATAATGGCTAGTGTTGAATCTACATGAAGGAATCTGGATGCTGGACTGCAAGGACAGAGTGAATTGAAGTTCCTTCGCACGGGTTCCCCTTCAGAATGCTTTCCATGCAGACAAAACAATTCAACCAGATCGGAGGTATTCAAAAGGAGAGAAAGGGATAGCCCATACCCCACTCTAAGCGATGCAACAGTTTGTGGCTCCTGAAATTGGAGCTGAATTGAAAAACGGTCATATCGTTATTTTTTAGGACTATCACCTTTTTGGAATGGTGTTTCTTTGCAAGCTCACAAACCGCAGCATATCGTCGACGGTAAACTGGAGGATAAAATTTTGGACCTTGGAATGCTTCCTCGTCCTCTGTCAGTTGAGTTTGTTCGTGATGTTTCTTCATCACTCcactttcattttcatcttgAGGCGCTTCATTGTGGCTGCAAGCCTTTGCCTTAGGAACATCCATTATTTACCATTTATCAAAACTTTGAAGCTTTCCATAAATTTGAATAGAAAAGAGTTAAACGTGAAAGTACAGGTTACAGTTGAAAATATCTTGAACATACTCCAAGAACTCGTTAGTGTTACTACACaattgccgccattttggatttttggCACTGATTGAGACTGGAGCGAGCTTCTTGAAGGTCTCAGAAAGTGACACTGGGAACGATCATTGCACCACCCTTTGCAAGTTTGTGCTATAGTGGGAACTGCAGAAAGGTGTATAATATTAAAGTATCTCTTGGCTTTTTCTGTTCGTTCTTAAGACAGTAATATTCGCTCTTGAACAATAATTTATCTGTTTCCCATTATGGCAGCAACTTTATGTTAcagcaagagatcatcaaggtgagagagtgaatcccccatataggccctctagctagggtaatccatcttaatctatttttagacatggtacccagtttttccgcgaattttactcgcgtgTTGCGTGGGCAATCTAGGcagctttacacgcaaggccacgcgaaacttcctgagacgaaatggcggcatgtgtggaaaaaagtccttcaatacgttttgtcgacgaacttgactttaaacagataccggtttcagtaaaaagaaagaagaaagaggaatgtccatccggactaattctaattgattcaaactgtgaattgaagagggttgaaagttcaagggAAAGTTctagtggcgaggaagatgaactcgatggcgagaacaacagtgatgaggaccaaacatccagctcctgttcggaaagtggagaaatttcaaaaagcggcaaggcacgagagaaaggaaagccgagggctacaacatctgtgaagaaaagttccaaaaagcgaaaggcttcaaagaatatcctctctgaagaagaggtagaagaactatgtgaaaggctggaaagtaagcgacatgatcttgactgtgaaatagcgaggaagcttaaGTCGaatccgaatctagcattttatccatctagagcggctttaaaagaagcaattttgagcgataaaaatgtcctgaatgaaataactgacgaatttgtcaacgagtttataggagttattcacgatgtttatcacacaaagatgacgacAGCAGACAAAAAGGTTgcattgttgataagctggtcaagttcgtgggaatttttttttacctgaatttacgtttcatggctttatcaatattcaagttcgaaccagtgaaattaacattaaagtcaccgaataaaatcaactcaatgttgtaaggtaatgcggataatgaagtatccagatcttgaataaatgacttgaataaatgcataacttctgatactaaaatttcattataattttatgggtagatggtattttggattctattttagaaaagagcACACCTGATTgttgcatagctccgcgtacaggcTAGCAAgggaaggttttcaattttgtttctatcacagagagtgcatgttctttttttactataaaataaatttgggctggttttcttccgcctgttcgacggtgcgttagaaatttcaaactttcctttcgaggaagcgcggtccgccattactctcctacGTTGtctcctccacgaaaacacgcaacgcgggaaaatcgcgcgagtaaaatacgcggaagaactgggtaccatgtctaaaaatagattaagatggattaccctagttagagggcctatatgggggattcactctctcaccttgatgatctcttggttaCAGAGAAAGCATCGAAGCTGAGAAAATAGAGGCGACAAAGGTCTTGCCGAAATTTCTGAACAGTCTTTTGACTTTGAAATATCCGAGGAAGAAAGATaccttttgtcatgttttcctAGTGAACTGGACTTTTATGACCAAAGGCGAGGTCAAATTTTGAGGCCAAGAGGAAAGAAGCAATCTTAAGAGGCAAAAGCCACAAAGAAGCATCCCTGGAAACAAAGTGGAGGTGCAGTACCCTTAGCAAACAAAGAGACGCGGATAAAGGAAGCGAGGACAGAAAATTCAaggaggaaaaaggaaaaaaacaaaatgaaaacaaggttCCCTACAAGATTTCCAGTTGTAAACCCAGAAAGAAAATACAGTAAAGTTTATGAAGATGGGCGATCGCTTGAAAAAGCCAACGGGGAATTTCCAGATCGAACGATCACACCGGCGACATTTTACAACAACTCAGACTTTATTCTTAGTCCAAGAAGCGGTGTCAAGATTGCAGATGAAGAATTTTTGAAAGTCCTTATTGAGCTGCAAAATAGTGAAATCACACTCGAGGATTATGAATTTCTGCTACAGCTGGATTGTCCTGTCAAACCAAAgacattagcgaccttcagattgcagtacgaggacgactacgagtacgagttttccgtactgagcacgcgctttaggtttggagggcgaaaattttcgaaatgcgcgtgctcagaacttaaaactcgtactcgtagtcgtcctcgtactccaatctgaaggtcgctattagggaccttcagatccgactacgactacgagtacgagtacgacttttgagtgcgagaggcctgggtcttagctgtcgtggacactgttgttgccgtcgtcagctcgcaacaaaaatatttcagtaatttttgcgagtacaagttataacattttgtcagtcgcgggaatgtttagtataCAAACAACGAAAGATGCcataaagtcgccaaaacattgcgagacaagttgcacggaacatttcagactgtatccgcgcgtttaaagactaaccttttaactcgcctttgcacctgtagtgaactcgtagtcgggggacgagatttgttgaaaatctcgtagttggtgtcaagacggcgacgagattttgacgacagaacgagttgacgtgacagcctcacgcaatcaggcatgcgcaccggggacacattgaaaaactcgtactcgtactcgtagtcgtagtcggatctgaaggtccctattaactcaagcaggagcccatcagacgGAGCTTCCATccccattaatttcttgagtcaacccctTCCCAAGTAGAGTTATAAATAGAAGcactttcttttgtaatgcgatttgaatcgcatgaatgcgcctgctgcctgctatcatttctctattttcattggctctttcctctattagcgcgcgaaacctcctcagggaaccgttctatttataaatctactcgggaaagggttgactcctagggcttgtgtgggagatggaggctccatctgatgggctcctgactcAAGCCAAGATTAATTGTCAGCGatcaaataaagttaatagcAGGTTGAAAGAGGTATGCACCATTTGTTTAGAGGACTATACCCCAGGCCAAGAAAGGACATTTCTACCGTGTGGACATTATTTTTACGCCCAGTGTATACAAACGTGGTCGAGGTGGACTTCCAGAAAGTGAGGTTCAATAGCTGGGTTCACATTTTGAATGTTCTAGTTCCTTTAAGAGGTGATGGCCAAAACACTGGCCCCCAGTCCATGAACTACCCCGATCGACTACCCAAATGGACTACATCAACTCTTTCGAATTTACATTGTAGACCATTGTACGTGTCTCGCTTATACGGCTTCTAGGCGCCAttttaaagtccctgtcacccttatttttttctgtttttgatgaaaagttaagtcatctatggatacaaattaaaaaaaaaacaattgaactttttacgtctttccatgggttttgatcgcaaaaagataaaaatctgagttttgaccgagcagaccgaggactggtacctatgacgtagtaccagtcacttgtgcaccgcctgcacagcgttcattaatagaaaacaaactaggtttgagctataacttcttttttattattttcttaagtttttttaatttttttttgtttaaatttgtttattatccgaacGGTTTCATCTGCTCAAACAGACTTTTTCAGGGATTCTAAAAAGatgtctaaggggaactagttttatgcataaacttatagtacgaaagcacgttccagtaagggtgtgaacagcaaaacagcctcaagaaatacgcgcaggatataacgtaaatcccggtgtaaaaaaggtgtatagtttaatttaattttggggctcacgattttaaatccctgatgaagtctgtttgatcagacgaaaccggtcggataataaacaaagttaacgagatcagttgctgtgccgctcactagtctctattttaaaaaaaacatgttttaaactccgtcgaccaacaaatgatgtcccaggaacagccgaaaattgactctcaatatcctcaggtctaaaattCTCAGAACACAGCTGAGAGGAaggagtaaatgtccattttgcacgtttaacaaggacaaagttgattcatagtcgtctcctctttgtttcatgtttttttggaaatttgtgcaacttgatgttctttgaagggtctgattaaccgcgcaccgatggctcagttgcatggttgagcatcgggttgtcacgcgggaggtcgtgagttcaactccggccggaccaacactcagggtcttaaaatacctAAGGAAATAaatgctacctttgtaattacattagcaaatggttagacttcaaGTCTTCTCCTTAAATcttaggccccgtctcacagtaccttccatgtttaaaatgtccacgtgggacgttaaagaacccccacaccattcgaaaagagtacggcgtgaagttcccggtgttgtggctgtccttctctctagtaaATGTGGCCGGTTCGGCcgtgatgttctaaaaaggcttgcgGTGTATGacgccacgtacgcaaaaaccgccacaaaaaggaactttgccgagtgctagataatgtaaagtaacgtttgagcaattcccagctgtagattaattgggcatactcaaaaaccgatcgcgaaaaacaacaaaaataaactatagtatttactataacttcggcagacgagttactgctactacgtcatcaacccaggacctcaagatacttatttgctcggtcaaaaacgcaagggcatctcaaaagcgcacatatcgtacattttacgtctcaaataaacatgaaagactgcaagAAATCGTAGTTTACAAGGATTGACAAGCCATTGGGAGACGTTTTGGTACAATTTGATTTGTCAGAATTAAGGAGAAGTAAATTTGAATTGCTTCCTAGAGGCAGAAGAAAATAAGCATAATAACCACTTGGGAGCAAAGGGGCATGCGATGCGGTTTGACTATTCCAGGGGTGAGGAGTAGTTGGTGGGGGCAGAATGTGAGGGGTGGAGGATGAGGGATAACCATTATCCTAAACCCCCACCACTGATTTCTGAATGCATGTCTACAAATGTTGTGTGATTTCTAAAGAAGTGAGAAGTGTTGAGTAAGTTCTGAATGTGTTTATTGCTACAAGAGACTTGTGATTTCTGGACGTGTTTTGTCCCTATAAGCCACCGTTGAAATCGCGGAATATGAGTGAGTGTACAACTGATTCCGCATTCCGGAGCATTTGTAGACGATTGTAAGCTTGCACTATGCATGTCTATTCTTCCTTTCTTACGATTATTAATACTACTACCACACCACCACGTGGTGCTTTCTTCTTATATGACAAACGtttgataaaaagaaaattacaaaatgtcTAATTATCGAAATTTGGTACGATTCATATCAGGTGCAATGGGGCGAATACGTTTTTGGATGAAAATTTCATACTTCCACACTCAAATTCCTATTCCTAAAAATCAAGTACAGTAGATCGGTACCATGTTAATTGTTCATGCATAAAAAAGAATCTAAATCGAGAAATCTAGATTCTATTAGTAAGGCTGACGGTCACTTGGTCTATATGGAtagaaaactagcacttcacgTTACACTCTCCTAGTTTGGCTAACGTTTGCAACAACGTAACTCTTCTTCGTTAAAATTATTACAAGCTTCAGTAGATGCATCATACTTGAGGTTTTGTTGGTTATAACAAACTCTGAATTCCGTTTCTTTTTCTAATAAGCCGATGCAAACAATAATAACACCTAACTGCTATCGGCAGTGACGGAAGGAGACTGGGATTGAAAATATTCACGGATAAATTTGACTATATCATTTCTACCTATGTTTTGAAAAGCAAGA
This genomic interval carries:
- the LOC136930764 gene encoding uncharacterized protein; the protein is MLQQEIIKAKATKKHPWKQSGGAVPLANKETRIKEARTENSRRKKEKNKMKTRFPTRFPVVNPERKYSKVYEDGRSLEKANGEFPDRTITPATFYNNSDFILSPRSGVKIADEEFLKVLIELQNSEITLEDYEFLLQLDCPVKPKTLATFRLQYEDDYEYEFSVLSTRFRFGGRKFSKCACSELKTRTRSRPRTMEAPSDGLLTQAKINCQRSNKVNSRLKEVCTICLEDYTPGQERTFLPCGHYFYAQCIQTWSRWTSRK